A part of Streptomyces sp. DSM 40750 genomic DNA contains:
- a CDS encoding SURF1 family cytochrome oxidase biogenesis protein has translation MYRFLLSRQWVILTLLALILIPTMVRLGIWQMHRYEERTARNQLVADALAAKPVPVERLTSPGHTVTSAERYHTVTAKGRFDTDDEVVVRRRTNADDEVGFHVLTPFTLDDGKVLLVNRGWIPADGPSQTAFPRIPAPPRGEVTVSGRLMPDETTEASGIKDLKGLPDRQIMLINSEREAERLGVQVLGGYLALTEPEPKGDTPEPLGSPGDENAALNYAYALQWWLFAAAVPIGHVILVRRERRDREEAAAATAEEEKEAAPAPA, from the coding sequence GTGTACCGCTTTCTGTTGTCCCGGCAGTGGGTGATCCTCACGCTGCTCGCGCTCATCCTGATCCCGACGATGGTCAGGCTGGGCATCTGGCAGATGCATCGCTATGAGGAGCGCACCGCTCGGAACCAGCTCGTCGCCGACGCGCTGGCCGCGAAGCCGGTGCCTGTGGAGCGGCTGACCTCCCCCGGGCACACCGTCACCAGCGCCGAGCGCTATCACACGGTGACCGCGAAGGGCCGCTTCGACACCGACGACGAGGTCGTCGTCCGCCGCCGCACCAACGCCGACGACGAGGTCGGCTTCCACGTCCTGACCCCGTTCACGCTCGACGACGGCAAGGTCCTGCTGGTCAACCGCGGCTGGATCCCCGCGGACGGCCCCAGCCAGACCGCGTTCCCCAGGATTCCCGCGCCGCCGCGCGGCGAGGTCACCGTCAGCGGGCGGCTGATGCCCGACGAGACGACCGAGGCGAGCGGCATCAAGGATCTCAAGGGCCTGCCGGACCGGCAGATCATGCTGATCAACAGCGAGCGGGAGGCGGAGCGCCTCGGCGTCCAGGTGCTCGGTGGCTACCTCGCGCTGACCGAGCCCGAGCCGAAGGGCGACACCCCGGAACCGCTCGGCAGCCCCGGCGACGAGAACGCGGCGCTGAACTACGCCTACGCCCTTCAGTGGTGGCTCTTCGCCGCGGCCGTCCCCATCGGCCATGTCATCCTCGTCCGCCGCGAGCGCCGCGACCGCGAGGAAGCCGCGGCCGCCACCGCGGAGGAGGAGAAGGAAGCGGCGCCCGCTCCGGCGTAG
- a CDS encoding YbdD/YjiX family protein yields MTARAARHWVRTVRWYLRELTGEAEYDRYCERHRSRHPQAPVPTRREYDVLRTLRREEHPEGRCC; encoded by the coding sequence GTGACCGCCCGCGCGGCCCGGCACTGGGTGCGGACGGTGCGCTGGTACCTACGGGAGTTGACCGGCGAGGCGGAGTACGACCGCTACTGCGAACGGCACCGAAGCAGGCACCCCCAGGCGCCGGTACCGACCAGACGGGAGTACGACGTGCTGCGCACGTTGCGCAGGGAGGAGCACCCGGAGGGCCGCTGCTGCTGA
- a CDS encoding carbon starvation CstA family protein — protein sequence MPTSAMPESGRKAPDKSRMSPKSIALWIAVALVGAIGWAVLALSRGEEISAVWLVVAALGSYAIAYRFYSRFIARRILQVDDTRATPAERLEDGVDYHPTDKRVLFGHHFAAIAGAGPLVGPVLAAQMGYLPGTVWIIAGVIFAGAVQDMIVLFLSMRRDGKSLGQMARDEIGKVGGAAALIGVFAIMIILLAVLAMVVVNALAESAWGTFSVTMTIPIALFMGFYLRYLRPGRVVETSFIGVALLLLAILGGGWIQDSSLAEHFVWSPETLVFCLVGYGFVASVLPVWMLLAPRDYLSTFMKVGTIALMAVGVVIAAPNLRAEPVTEFASTGAGPVFAGSLFPFLFITIACGALSGFHALVSSGTTPKLIRKESQVRLIGYGSMLTESFVAVMALIAACVLEPGLFYAMNSPAALLGPTVDTAAEAVKNLGFTITPEQLTAAAKAVEEETLVGRTGGAPTLAVGMSEIFAGVFGGAGMKAFWYHFAIMFEALFILTTVDAGTRVGRFMLQDMLGNVWKPIGRVTWKPGIWITSAVVVGAWGYFLYAGVTDPLGGIKQLFPLFGIANQLLAAVALAVTTTVLIKSGKLRWAWVTGIPLAWDVAVTFTAGWQKIFSDNPAIGFFALRDKYAAAIDKGELLPGATNMDDMHTIVLNNTVDGVIMAVFLLLVLTVLINCTVVCVRAVRSPVPLPTTEAPYVESRIDEAERADEELVGARR from the coding sequence ATGCCCACATCAGCCATGCCCGAATCCGGTCGCAAGGCGCCGGACAAGTCCCGTATGTCACCGAAATCGATCGCGCTCTGGATAGCCGTCGCTCTCGTCGGCGCGATCGGCTGGGCCGTGCTCGCCCTGTCCCGGGGTGAGGAGATCTCGGCTGTCTGGCTGGTCGTGGCGGCCCTCGGCTCGTACGCGATCGCCTACCGTTTCTACTCGCGCTTCATCGCCCGCCGGATCCTCCAGGTCGACGACACCCGGGCCACCCCGGCCGAACGCCTTGAGGACGGCGTCGACTACCACCCCACCGACAAGCGGGTGCTGTTCGGCCACCACTTCGCGGCCATCGCCGGCGCGGGCCCACTGGTCGGCCCGGTACTCGCCGCCCAGATGGGATACCTGCCGGGCACCGTCTGGATCATCGCGGGCGTGATCTTCGCCGGAGCGGTGCAGGACATGATCGTCCTGTTCCTGTCCATGCGCCGGGACGGCAAGAGCCTCGGCCAGATGGCCCGTGACGAGATCGGCAAGGTGGGCGGTGCCGCCGCGCTCATCGGCGTCTTCGCCATCATGATCATCCTGCTCGCGGTGCTGGCGATGGTCGTCGTCAACGCGCTCGCCGAGTCCGCCTGGGGCACCTTCTCGGTCACCATGACCATCCCGATCGCCCTCTTCATGGGCTTCTACCTGCGCTACCTGCGACCCGGCCGGGTCGTGGAGACCAGCTTCATCGGGGTGGCGCTGCTGCTGCTCGCCATCCTCGGCGGCGGCTGGATCCAGGACTCCTCGCTCGCCGAGCACTTCGTCTGGAGCCCCGAGACCCTCGTCTTCTGCCTGGTCGGCTACGGCTTCGTCGCCTCCGTGCTCCCCGTGTGGATGCTCCTGGCCCCGCGTGACTACCTCTCCACCTTCATGAAGGTCGGCACCATCGCCCTGATGGCCGTCGGCGTCGTGATCGCCGCCCCGAACCTCCGGGCCGAGCCGGTCACCGAGTTCGCCTCCACGGGCGCCGGACCGGTCTTCGCCGGCTCCCTCTTCCCCTTCCTCTTCATCACCATCGCCTGCGGCGCCCTGTCCGGCTTCCACGCCCTGGTCTCCTCCGGCACCACGCCGAAGCTGATCCGGAAGGAGTCCCAGGTCCGGCTGATCGGCTACGGCTCCATGCTCACGGAGTCCTTCGTCGCCGTCATGGCCCTGATCGCCGCCTGCGTCCTCGAACCGGGCCTCTTCTACGCCATGAACTCCCCGGCCGCCCTGCTCGGCCCGACCGTCGACACCGCCGCCGAAGCGGTGAAGAACCTCGGCTTCACCATCACCCCGGAACAGCTCACCGCGGCGGCCAAGGCCGTCGAGGAGGAGACCCTGGTCGGCCGCACCGGCGGCGCACCCACCCTGGCCGTGGGCATGTCGGAGATCTTCGCCGGAGTCTTCGGCGGCGCCGGGATGAAGGCCTTCTGGTACCACTTCGCCATCATGTTCGAGGCGCTGTTCATCCTCACCACGGTGGACGCCGGCACCCGCGTCGGTCGCTTCATGCTCCAGGACATGCTCGGCAACGTCTGGAAGCCGATCGGCCGTGTCACCTGGAAGCCGGGCATCTGGATCACCAGCGCGGTGGTCGTCGGCGCCTGGGGCTACTTCCTCTACGCCGGTGTCACCGACCCCCTGGGCGGCATCAAGCAGCTGTTCCCGCTGTTCGGCATCGCCAACCAGCTGCTCGCCGCGGTCGCCCTCGCCGTCACCACCACCGTGCTGATCAAGTCCGGCAAGCTGCGCTGGGCCTGGGTCACCGGTATCCCGCTGGCCTGGGACGTGGCCGTCACCTTCACCGCCGGCTGGCAGAAGATCTTCTCGGACAACCCGGCGATCGGCTTCTTCGCCCTGCGGGACAAGTACGCGGCGGCCATCGACAAGGGCGAACTCCTGCCCGGGGCCACGAACATGGACGACATGCACACCATCGTCCTGAACAACACGGTCGACGGCGTGATCATGGCCGTCTTCCTCCTCCTGGTCCTCACGGTCCTGATCAACTGCACCGTGGTCTGCGTCCGCGCCGTACGCTCCCCGGTCCCGCTGCCGACGACCGAGGCGCCGTACGTCGAGTCCCGCATCGACGAGGCGGAGCGGGCCGACGAGGAGCTGGTGGGGGCCCGGCGGTGA
- a CDS encoding DUF3311 domain-containing protein has translation MARNGHHRLRRVAIAVLLLAPAAGLLWVPWYAGAEPRLAGTPFFYWYQLAWVPGCGLCLLAAYALTDRHR, from the coding sequence ATGGCACGGAACGGTCATCACCGGCTACGGCGCGTCGCGATCGCCGTACTGCTCCTCGCGCCCGCCGCGGGCCTGCTGTGGGTCCCCTGGTACGCCGGTGCCGAGCCACGGCTCGCGGGCACGCCGTTCTTCTACTGGTACCAGCTCGCCTGGGTGCCGGGTTGCGGCCTCTGCCTGCTTGCCGCGTACGCGCTGACGGACCGACATCGCTGA
- a CDS encoding sodium:solute symporter family protein, protein MADAAMTATFLAVIGGASLLAVTARRLRPSDRLPSLEGWALADRSLGPVWTWLLLGGTIFTAYTFTAVPGLAYGNGAPAFFAVPYTVIVCPLAFVLLTRLWEVARRHGYVTAGDFVRGRYGSAPLALVVALTGILATMPYLALQLLGIRAVLTAGGVYPKGAAGDLVMVGLFAGLAVATYRHGLRAPAVISALKAVAVFVSLTAVCWLVLRRFGGPGAVFEGAAQRLSGTGVGQSALLLAPEQQPAYATLALGSALALLMYPHVLTAGFAADGPRTVRKVAVALPAWTGLLALFGFLGVAALASGVRAPEGGAEAAVPMLVDRLMPGPLAGLVFGAITVGALVPAAVMSIAAATGFVRNVYVEYFQPTATPKRQVRIAKVVSLTAKVGAVAFVFGLRDQDAINLQLLGGVWILQIFPAVAVGLFTGRLHPRALLAGWGVGMVTGTFLVVREGFSSVVLLGGGSLEIYAGLLALLLNLTVAVLGTTVLERLGVPRGADATDLPSRLTVRRRPETGASNP, encoded by the coding sequence ATGGCGGACGCAGCCATGACCGCGACGTTTCTCGCCGTGATCGGCGGAGCGTCGCTGCTCGCCGTCACCGCGCGCCGGCTGCGCCCCAGCGACCGGCTGCCGTCCCTGGAGGGCTGGGCGCTGGCCGACCGGAGCCTCGGCCCGGTGTGGACCTGGCTGCTGCTCGGCGGCACGATCTTCACCGCGTACACCTTCACCGCCGTACCCGGACTGGCGTACGGCAACGGGGCTCCCGCCTTCTTCGCGGTGCCGTACACGGTGATCGTCTGCCCGCTCGCCTTCGTGCTGCTGACCCGGCTGTGGGAGGTGGCCCGGCGCCATGGATATGTGACGGCCGGGGACTTCGTGCGCGGCCGGTACGGTTCGGCGCCGCTCGCCCTGGTGGTGGCGCTGACCGGGATCCTCGCGACGATGCCGTATCTGGCGTTGCAGCTGCTCGGTATCAGAGCGGTGCTGACGGCCGGGGGCGTGTACCCGAAGGGCGCGGCCGGTGATCTGGTGATGGTGGGGCTGTTCGCGGGGCTCGCCGTGGCGACGTACCGGCACGGGCTGCGGGCGCCCGCGGTGATCTCGGCGCTGAAGGCGGTGGCCGTCTTCGTGTCGCTGACCGCCGTGTGCTGGCTGGTGCTCAGGCGGTTCGGCGGCCCGGGCGCGGTCTTCGAAGGAGCGGCCCAACGGCTCAGCGGAACCGGTGTCGGGCAGTCCGCCCTGCTGCTGGCCCCCGAGCAGCAGCCCGCCTACGCCACCCTCGCGCTCGGCTCGGCGCTGGCCCTGCTGATGTACCCGCATGTGCTGACCGCCGGGTTCGCCGCCGACGGGCCGCGTACGGTCCGCAAGGTCGCCGTGGCGCTGCCCGCCTGGACCGGACTCCTGGCGCTCTTCGGCTTCCTCGGTGTCGCGGCGCTCGCGTCCGGGGTGCGGGCGCCCGAGGGCGGTGCCGAGGCGGCCGTACCGATGCTGGTGGACCGGCTGATGCCGGGGCCGCTGGCCGGACTGGTGTTCGGCGCGATCACCGTGGGCGCGCTGGTCCCGGCGGCGGTGATGTCGATCGCGGCCGCCACCGGCTTCGTCCGCAATGTGTACGTCGAGTACTTCCAGCCGACGGCCACGCCCAAGCGGCAGGTGCGCATCGCCAAGGTGGTGTCGCTGACCGCGAAGGTGGGGGCGGTGGCCTTCGTGTTCGGGCTGCGCGACCAGGACGCCATCAATCTCCAGCTGCTCGGCGGGGTGTGGATCCTGCAGATCTTCCCGGCGGTGGCGGTCGGCCTGTTCACCGGGCGGCTGCATCCGCGGGCGCTGCTCGCCGGGTGGGGCGTGGGCATGGTCACCGGCACCTTCCTGGTGGTGCGCGAGGGGTTCTCGTCCGTCGTGCTCCTGGGCGGCGGCTCGCTGGAGATCTACGCCGGTCTGCTCGCCCTCCTCCTCAATCTGACCGTCGCCGTGCTCGGCACCACGGTCCTCGAACGGCTCGGCGTCCCGCGCGGCGCCGACGCGACCGACCTACCGTCCCGCCTGACCGTCAGGCGGCGCCCCGAGACGGGAGCGAGCAACCCGTGA
- a CDS encoding sigma-70 family RNA polymerase sigma factor: protein MRRRQHIRVPVQRTASAPTAAEPLGQVPAPATQPLGQVPAPAAEPLVPNPALPPGALSDPADLEREAGVARLFELHYSSMLRLAVLLGADDPENVVAEAYYQIYRKWRRLRDAEAAEAYLRSTVCNLTRMRIRHLQVARKHVETPAAEEPVASAESTALLHDDQRVLIVALQQLPARQREALVLRHWLGLKESEIAAAMGISCGSVKTHTARGLAALTQAMEARR from the coding sequence GTGAGACGAAGACAGCACATACGTGTGCCCGTCCAGCGGACGGCTTCGGCGCCGACAGCCGCCGAGCCGCTGGGCCAGGTGCCGGCTCCCGCCACCCAGCCGCTGGGCCAGGTGCCGGCTCCCGCCGCCGAGCCGCTGGTTCCGAACCCCGCGCTGCCGCCGGGGGCCCTCAGCGATCCCGCCGACCTGGAGCGCGAGGCCGGTGTCGCCCGGCTGTTCGAGCTGCACTACTCCTCGATGCTGCGGCTCGCGGTGCTGCTGGGCGCCGACGATCCCGAGAACGTGGTGGCCGAGGCGTACTACCAGATCTACCGCAAGTGGCGGCGCCTGAGGGACGCCGAGGCGGCGGAGGCTTATCTGCGCTCCACGGTCTGCAACCTCACCCGGATGCGGATACGGCACCTCCAGGTCGCCCGCAAGCATGTGGAGACCCCGGCGGCGGAGGAGCCGGTCGCCTCCGCCGAGAGCACCGCCCTGCTCCACGACGACCAGCGGGTGCTGATCGTCGCACTCCAGCAGTTGCCCGCCCGGCAGCGGGAGGCGCTGGTGCTGCGCCACTGGCTCGGGCTGAAGGAGAGCGAGATCGCGGCCGCGATGGGCATCTCCTGCGGCTCGGTCAAGACCCACACCGCACGCGGCCTCGCCGCCCTGACCCAGGCGATGGAGGCCCGGCGATGA
- a CDS encoding SDR family oxidoreductase, with protein MDLGLKDRVYIVTGATRGLGNAVARELVADGAKVVVTGREEESVGAAAAALGAHAVGVAADNADPEAAGRLIAAAREHFGRFDGILISVGGPAPGFVADTTDEQWTTAFESVFLGAVRLARASAEVLGEGGVIGFVLSGSVHEPIPGLTISNGLRPGLAGFAKSLSDELGPRGIRVVGLLPARIDTDRVRELDGMSADPEATRAAHESRIPLRRYGRPEEFGRTGAFLLSPAASYLTGIMLPVDGGMRHGF; from the coding sequence ATGGATCTTGGGCTGAAGGACCGTGTCTACATCGTCACCGGAGCGACCCGCGGACTGGGCAACGCGGTCGCGCGGGAACTCGTCGCCGATGGCGCGAAAGTGGTCGTCACGGGCCGCGAGGAGGAGAGCGTGGGCGCGGCGGCGGCCGCTCTCGGGGCGCACGCGGTGGGGGTCGCCGCGGACAACGCCGACCCGGAGGCCGCCGGGCGGCTGATCGCCGCCGCCCGTGAGCACTTCGGGAGGTTCGACGGCATCCTCATCAGCGTGGGCGGGCCGGCGCCGGGGTTCGTCGCGGACACCACGGACGAGCAGTGGACCACCGCGTTCGAGTCGGTGTTCCTGGGGGCGGTCCGCTTGGCGCGGGCCTCCGCCGAAGTGCTCGGTGAGGGCGGTGTCATCGGGTTCGTGCTGTCCGGGTCCGTGCATGAGCCGATTCCGGGGCTGACCATCTCCAACGGGCTGCGGCCCGGGCTGGCCGGGTTCGCCAAGTCGCTGTCCGACGAGTTGGGGCCGCGGGGGATTCGGGTCGTGGGTCTTCTTCCGGCTCGTATCGATACGGATCGGGTGCGTGAGCTGGACGGGATGTCGGCCGATCCGGAGGCGACCCGGGCAGCGCACGAGTCGCGGATTCCGCTGCGGCGGTATGGGCGGCCGGAGGAGTTCGGGCGTACGGGGGCGTTCCTGTTGTCTCCGGCCGCGTCGTATCTGACGGGGATCATGCTGCCTGTGGACGGTGGGATGAGGCACGGGTTCTGA
- the amaP gene encoding alkaline shock response membrane anchor protein AmaP, whose protein sequence is MLKIVNRVLLGIVGLVLVVAGGAVLAVGLGVDPPSWWPHDGQNDVLLSDAERTRWRDDGWWWPTVIAVLALLVLLALWWLTAVLRRHRLAEVLVDTGDGEGALLRGRALEGVLTTEATQSDGVQRAHARLTGRRNTPEARVRLRLQPHVNPGDALHTLTTEALTHAQNSAGLAALPAEVRLQGAKHRAERVS, encoded by the coding sequence ATGCTGAAGATCGTCAACCGTGTGCTGCTCGGGATCGTCGGGCTCGTCCTGGTCGTGGCCGGCGGCGCCGTCCTCGCCGTCGGGCTGGGCGTCGACCCGCCCTCCTGGTGGCCGCACGACGGCCAGAACGATGTGTTGCTCAGCGACGCCGAGCGGACCCGGTGGCGCGACGACGGCTGGTGGTGGCCCACCGTCATCGCCGTACTCGCCCTCCTCGTCCTGCTCGCCCTGTGGTGGCTGACCGCCGTCCTGCGCCGCCACCGGCTCGCCGAGGTGCTCGTCGACACCGGCGACGGCGAGGGCGCACTGCTGCGAGGGCGCGCGCTGGAGGGCGTACTGACCACCGAGGCCACCCAGTCGGACGGCGTCCAACGCGCCCACGCCCGCCTGACCGGCCGTCGCAACACCCCCGAGGCCCGAGTCCGCCTCCGCCTCCAGCCCCACGTGAATCCGGGCGACGCCCTCCACACCCTGACCACGGAGGCCCTCACCCACGCCCAGAACTCGGCGGGCCTGGCGGCACTTCCGGCGGAGGTAAGACTGCAAGGGGCCAAACACCGTGCGGAAAGGGTGAGTTGA
- a CDS encoding DUF6286 domain-containing protein: MSEPQREGTTQRLPVIEKADETAGGTATDREADQPDQPDQSASAAAYDPLPVLDGADGKEKRFWSARRVPAGILAVLLLAGAGLFLYDVAAVRADRPGMEWRRSLARELAERPLDDAWVLTGAGIAVLLGLWLLVLAATPGLRDVLPMRRVHPHVRAGLHRGAAALALRDRAMEVSGVRSVRVRVGRKRVDVRAVSHFRELDDVRADLDLTLADGIRGLGLSRPPALAVHVRRPGRKG; the protein is encoded by the coding sequence ATGAGCGAACCCCAGCGCGAAGGCACCACTCAACGACTACCCGTCATCGAGAAGGCCGACGAGACGGCCGGTGGGACGGCGACCGACCGCGAGGCGGACCAGCCGGACCAACCCGATCAGTCGGCGTCCGCCGCCGCCTACGACCCGTTGCCCGTCCTCGACGGTGCGGACGGCAAGGAGAAGCGCTTCTGGTCCGCCCGCAGAGTGCCCGCGGGCATCCTCGCGGTGCTGCTTCTCGCGGGCGCGGGCCTCTTCCTGTACGACGTCGCCGCCGTCCGCGCCGACCGGCCCGGCATGGAGTGGCGCCGTTCGCTGGCCAGGGAACTCGCCGAGCGGCCCCTCGACGACGCCTGGGTGCTCACCGGCGCCGGAATCGCCGTACTCCTCGGCCTGTGGCTGCTCGTGCTCGCCGCGACCCCCGGACTGCGCGACGTCCTGCCGATGCGGCGTGTCCATCCGCACGTACGGGCCGGCCTGCACCGGGGCGCCGCCGCGCTGGCCCTGCGCGACCGGGCCATGGAGGTGTCCGGCGTGCGGTCGGTACGGGTCCGGGTGGGACGGAAGAGGGTCGACGTCCGCGCGGTGTCCCACTTCCGGGAACTCGACGACGTACGGGCCGACCTGGACCTCACGCTCGCCGACGGCATCCGGGGGCTGGGCCTGTCCCGGCCGCCCGCCCTGGCGGTGCACGTACGCCGGCCCGGCCGGAAGGGGTGA
- a CDS encoding Asp23/Gls24 family envelope stress response protein, with translation MNPVDSGRPTRTKAVAPGERGATRIADRVVAKIASQAAREALESPTPDAAPPHATVVVRPHARPRSSEGTPTETARIRVSLELPYPSDIGGQCAAVRRHVAQRVGTLAGMHVSEVAVQVERLHLAHAHDAAQGRTR, from the coding sequence ATGAACCCCGTGGACAGCGGCCGTCCCACCCGGACGAAGGCCGTCGCGCCCGGTGAGCGCGGGGCGACCAGGATCGCCGACCGGGTGGTCGCGAAGATCGCCTCGCAGGCGGCGCGCGAAGCACTGGAATCACCGACGCCGGACGCCGCGCCCCCGCACGCCACCGTCGTCGTCCGCCCCCACGCTCGGCCTCGTTCGAGCGAGGGAACCCCCACCGAGACCGCGCGCATCCGCGTCAGTCTCGAACTTCCCTACCCCTCGGACATCGGTGGCCAGTGCGCTGCGGTGCGTCGTCATGTCGCTCAGCGGGTAGGGACGTTGGCGGGAATGCATGTATCGGAGGTGGCCGTCCAAGTGGAACGGCTGCATCTGGCGCACGCACACGACGCGGCACAGGGGAGGACGCGATGA
- a CDS encoding Asp23/Gls24 family envelope stress response protein, with the protein MTDMTERNRTEGPDTTKEPTQVGRKVTRRGGGDPATRGRTTIADGVVEKIAGLAAREVVGVHAMGSGLSRTFGAMRDRVPGGSRAVTRGVKVEVGEVQTALDLEIVVDYGVSIGDVARDVRENVVAAVERMTGLEVVEVNIAVSDVKLPDEEDEEPESRLQ; encoded by the coding sequence ATGACTGACATGACGGAGCGGAACCGGACGGAGGGGCCCGACACCACCAAGGAGCCGACGCAGGTCGGGCGCAAGGTCACCCGGCGTGGCGGCGGTGATCCGGCGACCCGGGGGCGTACGACCATCGCCGACGGCGTCGTGGAGAAGATCGCAGGGCTCGCCGCGCGGGAAGTGGTGGGCGTGCATGCCATGGGCAGCGGGCTGTCACGGACCTTCGGGGCCATGCGGGACCGGGTCCCCGGCGGGTCCAGGGCGGTGACCCGGGGTGTGAAGGTCGAGGTCGGCGAGGTGCAGACCGCGCTCGATCTGGAGATCGTCGTCGATTACGGGGTGTCCATCGGCGACGTGGCCCGGGATGTGCGCGAGAACGTCGTCGCGGCCGTCGAGCGGATGACCGGCCTGGAGGTCGTCGAGGTCAACATCGCGGTGAGCGATGTGAAGCTGCCGGACGAGGAGGACGAGGAGCCGGAGTCCCGGCTGCAATGA
- a CDS encoding nucleopolyhedrovirus P10 family protein, which produces MTADGLTKAVRRQLGLGRILPLGGAHDGAWITESAAEAVLRRNAASLRGVALGPVRISLAAPETSPDSYEDETAVPPPPSALPSGPLRITADFAASAAPTAEPFPATATRLRSALSTTATERLGLTVTEVDLRVTALLEDEVKPAHPAPEPPPTAPPPPTGDDEDSRAAAAALSVPGVTHLTGTLGGLGRPIHIAAGPALPRRHVRVELAVTEERRALDVAREVRTAVSDSLPDHPSVAVLITAVTAGPAVV; this is translated from the coding sequence ATGACGGCGGACGGTTTGACGAAGGCGGTACGACGGCAGCTCGGGCTCGGCCGCATACTCCCCCTGGGCGGCGCGCACGACGGCGCGTGGATCACGGAGAGCGCGGCCGAAGCGGTACTGCGCCGCAATGCCGCCTCCCTGCGCGGGGTCGCGCTCGGCCCCGTCCGCATCTCACTCGCCGCCCCGGAGACCTCGCCCGATTCCTACGAGGACGAGACGGCCGTACCCCCTCCCCCGAGCGCCCTCCCGTCCGGTCCGCTCCGCATCACCGCCGACTTCGCGGCCTCGGCGGCTCCGACCGCCGAGCCCTTCCCCGCGACGGCGACCCGCCTCCGCTCGGCCCTGTCCACCACAGCCACGGAACGCCTCGGGCTGACGGTGACAGAGGTGGACCTCCGGGTGACGGCCCTACTGGAGGACGAGGTGAAACCCGCGCACCCGGCCCCTGAACCCCCGCCCACCGCGCCGCCCCCACCCACCGGCGACGACGAGGATTCCCGCGCAGCCGCCGCAGCCCTCTCGGTCCCCGGCGTCACCCACCTGACCGGCACCCTCGGCGGCCTGGGCCGGCCCATCCACATCGCCGCGGGCCCCGCCCTCCCCCGCCGCCACGTCCGAGTGGAACTGGCGGTCACGGAGGAAAGACGAGCCCTGGACGTGGCCCGCGAGGTCCGCACGGCGGTGAGCGACTCCCTACCGGACCACCCGTCGGTGGCGGTACTCATCACCGCGGTGACGGCCGGCCCTGCCGTCGTCTGA
- a CDS encoding enoyl-CoA hydratase/isomerase family protein, whose protein sequence is MASLEPLLDKDGVRLTVDDAIATVTLANPAKRNAQSPALWRALTEAGRLVPGSVRVVVLRAEGKSFSAGLNRQMFTPEGIEGEPSLIDLARRDDAELDSTIAEYQEAFTWWRRSDIVSIAAVQGHAVGAGFQLALACDLRVVADDVQFAMLETSLGLVPDLTGTHPLVSLVGYGRALEICLTGRFVQADEAQRVGLANLAVPADQLDDAVRDLAAALVAAPRDAVIETKGLLRGAQGRSYEEQRAAERAAQARRLRDLAGIGE, encoded by the coding sequence ATGGCTTCGCTCGAACCGCTGCTCGACAAGGACGGCGTACGGCTCACCGTCGACGACGCGATCGCCACGGTGACGCTCGCCAATCCGGCCAAGCGCAACGCGCAGAGCCCCGCTCTGTGGCGGGCACTCACCGAGGCCGGGCGGTTGGTGCCGGGCTCCGTCCGTGTGGTCGTGCTGCGTGCCGAGGGCAAGTCGTTCTCCGCCGGACTCAACCGGCAGATGTTCACGCCCGAAGGCATCGAAGGGGAGCCGTCGTTGATCGATCTCGCGCGCCGTGACGACGCCGAGCTCGACTCGACCATCGCCGAGTACCAGGAGGCGTTCACCTGGTGGCGGCGCAGCGACATCGTGTCCATCGCCGCCGTGCAAGGGCACGCCGTCGGTGCGGGCTTCCAGCTTGCCCTCGCCTGTGATCTGCGCGTCGTCGCCGACGACGTGCAGTTCGCCATGCTCGAAACCAGCCTCGGGCTCGTTCCCGACCTCACCGGGACGCATCCGCTGGTGAGCCTCGTCGGGTACGGGCGCGCGCTGGAGATCTGCCTCACCGGACGCTTCGTCCAGGCGGACGAGGCCCAGCGGGTCGGCCTTGCGAACCTTGCCGTGCCGGCGGATCAACTCGACGACGCGGTGCGGGATTTGGCGGCCGCGTTGGTGGCCGCGCCGCGCGATGCGGTGATCGAGACGAAGGGGTTGCTGCGCGGCGCGCAGGGCCGGTCGTACGAGGAGCAGAGGGCGGCGGAGAGGGCGGCGCAGGCTCGGCGGCTGCGGGATCTGGCCGGGATCGGGGAGTAG
- a CDS encoding helix-turn-helix domain-containing protein yields MAETLKKGSRVTGAARDKLAADLKKKYDSGASIRALAEETGRSYGFVHRMLSESGVTLRGRGGATRGKKAASA; encoded by the coding sequence GTGGCCGAGACTCTGAAGAAGGGCAGCCGGGTTACCGGCGCCGCGCGCGACAAGCTCGCGGCAGACCTGAAGAAGAAGTACGACTCCGGTGCGAGCATTCGGGCGCTGGCCGAGGAAACCGGCCGCTCGTATGGCTTCGTACACCGGATGCTCAGCGAGTCGGGCGTCACGCTCCGAGGGCGTGGCGGGGCGACGCGGGGCAAGAAGGCCGCTTCGGCCTGA